The following coding sequences lie in one Arachis stenosperma cultivar V10309 chromosome 5, arast.V10309.gnm1.PFL2, whole genome shotgun sequence genomic window:
- the LOC130983042 gene encoding uncharacterized protein LOC130983042 has protein sequence MACWSAENATKAYLNTLKMGQKAKEPAVAEFISALAAGNNAQLMVVACAGAADSATLLALVEAANQTGGHVICIVPTHEDLNGSKYVVGRTASNEVEFMVGEAEILLLNQYAAADFVLIDCKLKNHEEILKAVQVGGRKQNGTLVVGYNAFVCKGSRWSSSSSCGSRTQLLPIGEGLFVTRFGSSTVHTPKHGINKIKSRWIVKVDKCTGEEHVFRVRFPQGKVIQA, from the exons ATGGCTTGTTGGTCTGCAGAAAATGCCACTAAGGCCTATCTCAACACTTTGAAAATg ggACAAAAAGCGAAAGAACCGGCTGTGGCGGAGTTTATATCGGCCTTGGCCGCCGGGAACAATGCGCAGCTAATGGTGGTGGCTTGCGCCGGGGCGGCCGACTCAGCCACCTTACTAGCCCTAGTAGAGGCGGCAAATCAAACCGGGGGACACGTGATTTGCATTGTTCCAACTCATGAAGACTTAAATGGGTCAAAGTATGTTGTTGGAAGAACTGCATCAAATGAAGTCGAATTCATGGTTGGAGAGGCTGAGATCCTTCTCCTTAACCAGTACGCCGCCGCCGACTTCGTCCTCATCGATTGCAAGCTCAAGAACCATGAAGAGATTCTGAAGGCAGTTCAAGTTGGTGGAAGGAAGCAAAATGGGACATTGGTGGTTGGTTACAATGCATTTGTGTGTAAAGGGTCTAGGTGGTCCTCTTCATCATCTTGTGGTTCAAGAACTCAGTTACTTCCAATTGGAGAAGGGTTATTTGTAACTAGGTTTGGATCAAGCACAGTTCATACTCCAAAACATGGAATCAACAAGATCAAGAGTCGTTGGATTGTTAAGGTTGATAAATGCACTGGGGAAGAACATGTTTTCAGGGTTAGGTTTCCACAAGGAAAAGTTATTCAAgcttaa